The Rhododendron vialii isolate Sample 1 chromosome 3a, ASM3025357v1 nucleotide sequence tGCACCGTTATTACCCCTCCACGTGCGAGTTAGGGATCGCATGTGCGGGGGAATGTTGGGATTTAtcccacattgattaattatctcctccaaaactagtatatgagtctgggcagcctctccactcttagcCAATTGATTTGGAATTTGATGCTTTAACAGGAATGAACATAACGTATTTTGCTTCTTTCTACCACCCTCTCTTCACATTTCGTGACCATATTTTAAATATCATGCATGCGAGTTGAGTTGTTTTTAGTTAGAGGAATAGGCTCCACTTGTCATGTTTCTTCCCACCACCAGAATGATGAATCCTAACATGGTCATCAAATGTTGTCATCGTAGCATTACTCGAGACAATGAAATACGCTAGAACGTGGCCTCAATTACCCCCCTTGCCcttaatttttagtaaataaacaTATTCATGTTGCTAACCAGCTTTGTACATCTAAATGTATGGAAATTCAAGGCACACGAGGTTCTTATGATCACCTCCACAAGCATCCGGGTTACCGAGTATATGCGATTTTCACCCCATAAAAGCTTTTTGTATTCGGGGACTCATGTGTTGATACTAGCAATAGCGTCAAATCAGCTATGTGTTGGAAGGTTCCCTATGGCATCACCTTTCCCGGCAAACCCGACGGCCGGTTCTCTGACGGTCTTATCCTCAccgatcctctctctctctctctctcaatttgtatgtacatatataaccaATGTGTGTGTCACTGTGAATGAGTGTATGTAGTGTATATATAGGTAAAAAGTTGCGGTTAACATGCAAAAGGGTCAAATAAATTACAGTGAAAAGtcgaagtaatttttttatttttttttatcacaggTCAAAGTAATTAAATATTGGAAGATTTGATCGTGACAATAACAAGAAAAGTTCATACAACAAGagatttttggactttttcggacttttttctttttgctccaTTCAAATTTTAAGCACGTTTGTTCGTTTTGCgataaacttttgtgaattcttaatttgtttcgatgagaggaatcgaaaaagtaaaacattatgatttttacccaaatatttttaaaaatatctaagacaaatcccaaaaaatcgactttttttttaacagtagtCACCATAAAACTATTCTTATACTcttacattttatttattttcttctaatCACACAACTTTACCTTTAGCtgtggattttttttcaaattttctacaTATTTTTATATCACGTGCATATGCAGCCGAGTATTTGGGATTGATGTCTCCGGTACCGTTCGTCATGAGGAAACATGCACCAAAACATGCGAGCTACGGCTTGAATTTTGCATTCGGAGGCACCGGTGTTTTCGATACTTTGGTTTCGGCACCAAACAAGACTACCCAGATTGATTTCTTGCAAAACCTCGTCAATCAATCGGTCTATGCGAAATCGGGCCTTCAATCCTCCTTGCGCTATGTTAGCGTCGCCGGGAATGACTACAGTACTTACTACGCCAAAGGTGGATCTGCCAAGGTAAATTTacatatgcatatattcgtacaAACAATATAACAGTACTGGAGCTTACACACTGGAATTTGTAGCACCATAGAATAGTATTAATGATATA carries:
- the LOC131319424 gene encoding GDSL esterase/lipase At5g03610-like, giving the protein MSPVPFVMRKHAPKHASYGLNFAFGGTGVFDTLVSAPNKTTQIDFLQNLVNQSVYAKSGLQSSLRYVSVAGNDYSTYYAKGGSAKGLPAFIASVVKQIAVNLKRIHDMGVGKVAVGALQPLGCLPGVTILNNFQQCNETSNTRREIPQHVVAANSGKAQQ